Proteins from one Prinia subflava isolate CZ2003 ecotype Zambia chromosome 4, Cam_Psub_1.2, whole genome shotgun sequence genomic window:
- the SPAM1 gene encoding hyaluronidase PH-20 isoform X3, which translates to METVRQIQSFGICVTCTYPVASGVVFATLLVSCCSSLNIRARPLVSNSPFLSIWNAPTELCTERTGVQLDMNFFPLIGSTLKTSIGQNITLFYPDRLGYYPYKNEVTGEAFNGGLPQLSLLENHLKKAKEDIQFYIPSDEQPGLAVIDWENWRPVWIRNWGSKDIYRQESIELVQQRDLSLSEAEARTIAKTEFEFAAKSFMLETLKLGIDMKPNRLWGYYLYPDCYNYDYKQNPRNYTGTCLDIEIERNNELNWLWEKSTALYPSIYLETALKSSRNAQLFVRNRVQEAIRTSYVSNSSHPLPVFVYTRPVFTDVYEEYLSEDDLVNTIGESAALGASGIVIWGDMNLTQNKNTCRTLDNYLRRTLTPYLINVTMAARICSQVLCQDSGACARKKWNSSDYLHLNPENIAIQMTKDGKYTLQGQPSYQDLQTFIEKFDCHCYAGHSCEPRADINDIHYLHACISEDICIQISSNSLSNIEASEEKILSNRTAFSFISESDWS; encoded by the exons ATGGAAACTGTAAGACAAATCCAAAGTTTTGGCATCTGTGTTACCTGTACATATCCTGTAGCATCTGGTGTGGTGTTTGCCACTCTTCTAGTTTCTTGCTGCTCATCTCTGAACATAAGAGCTCGTCCGCTTGTTTCTAATTCACCTTTCCTTTCTATCTGGAATGCTCCTACAGAACTTTGTACTGAAAGGACTGGAGTGCAGCTGGACAtgaattttttccctctaattGGAAGCACACTAAAGACATCCATTGGGCAAAACATCACTCTCTTCTATCCAGACAGGCTTGGCTACTACCCTTACAAAAATGAAGTCACAGGAGAGGCATTCAATGGTGGACTTCCTCAACTTTCCCTTCTGgagaatcatttaaaaaaagccaaagaggACATCCAATTCTACATTCCTTCAGATGAACAGCCTGGATTGGCTGTCATTGACTGGGAAAACTGGAGACCTGTATGGATAAGGAACTGGGGATCAAAAGATATTTACAGACAGGAATCCATTGAGCTAGTTCAGCAGAGAGACCTCAGTCTATCAGAAGCTGAAGCCAGAACTATAGCTAAAACGGAATTTGAATTTGCAGCAAAATCATTTATGTTGGAAACTTTGAAGCTGGGCATAGACATGAAACCAAATCGTCTGTGGGGATATTACCTTTATCCAGACTGTTATAACTATGATTACAAACAAAACCCACGCAATTATACAGGAACCTGTTTAGAtattgaaatagaaagaaataatgaacTTAACTGGTTGTGGGAGAAAAGCACAGCACTTTATCCATCTATCTATCTAGAGACAGCCTTAAAATCTTCCAGAAATGCTCAACTCTTTGTTCGcaacagagttcaagaagccATTAGAACTTCCTATGTCTCTAACTCTAGTCATCCCCTTCCAGTTTTTGTATACACACGTCCAGTATTCACAGATGTTTATGAGGAATATCTCTCTGAG GATGACCTGGTAAATACCATTGGAGAATCTGCTGCGCTGGGTGCTTCTGGAATTGTGATCTGGGGTGATATGAATTTAACACAAAATAAG AACACCTGTAGAACTCTGGACAACTACCTTAGGAGGACTTTGACCCCATACCTGATCAACGTCACAATGGCAGCCAGAATATGTAGCCAAGTGCTATGCCAAGACTCCGGTGCTTGTGCACGGAAAAAATGGAATTCCAGTGACTATCTTCACTTGAACCCTGAGAATATTGCAATTCAAATGACAAAGGATGGAAAATATACTTTACAAGGGCAACCATCATATCAGGATCTGCAAACCTTCATAGAAAAATTTGATTGCCATTGttatgcagggcacagctgtgaACCTCGAGCTGATATAAATGACATCCATTACCTCCATGCTTGCATTTCAGAAGATATTTGCATTCAGATCTCCTCAAATTCACTTTCAAACATAGAAGCCTCTGAAGAAAAGATCCTGTCTAAcagaactgcattttcatttatCTCTGAGA GTGATTGGTCATAA
- the SPAM1 gene encoding hyaluronidase PH-20 isoform X1: METVRQIQSFGICVTCTYPVASGVVFATLLVSCCSSLNIRARPLVSNSPFLSIWNAPTELCTERTGVQLDMNFFPLIGSTLKTSIGQNITLFYPDRLGYYPYKNEVTGEAFNGGLPQLSLLENHLKKAKEDIQFYIPSDEQPGLAVIDWENWRPVWIRNWGSKDIYRQESIELVQQRDLSLSEAEARTIAKTEFEFAAKSFMLETLKLGIDMKPNRLWGYYLYPDCYNYDYKQNPRNYTGTCLDIEIERNNELNWLWEKSTALYPSIYLETALKSSRNAQLFVRNRVQEAIRTSYVSNSSHPLPVFVYTRPVFTDVYEEYLSEDDLVNTIGESAALGASGIVIWGDMNLTQNKNTCRTLDNYLRRTLTPYLINVTMAARICSQVLCQDSGACARKKWNSSDYLHLNPENIAIQMTKDGKYTLQGQPSYQDLQTFIEKFDCHCYAGHSCEPRADINDIHYLHACISEDICIQISSNSLSNIEASEEKILSNRTAFSFISESKGTLSTHPEIEDFQSTFGNNILNITTAEYNTVTAASSYDLEENDTRTFSSSSSCKIRMFNLFHLVLLLRTLIQMTHESENIYDYI; the protein is encoded by the exons ATGGAAACTGTAAGACAAATCCAAAGTTTTGGCATCTGTGTTACCTGTACATATCCTGTAGCATCTGGTGTGGTGTTTGCCACTCTTCTAGTTTCTTGCTGCTCATCTCTGAACATAAGAGCTCGTCCGCTTGTTTCTAATTCACCTTTCCTTTCTATCTGGAATGCTCCTACAGAACTTTGTACTGAAAGGACTGGAGTGCAGCTGGACAtgaattttttccctctaattGGAAGCACACTAAAGACATCCATTGGGCAAAACATCACTCTCTTCTATCCAGACAGGCTTGGCTACTACCCTTACAAAAATGAAGTCACAGGAGAGGCATTCAATGGTGGACTTCCTCAACTTTCCCTTCTGgagaatcatttaaaaaaagccaaagaggACATCCAATTCTACATTCCTTCAGATGAACAGCCTGGATTGGCTGTCATTGACTGGGAAAACTGGAGACCTGTATGGATAAGGAACTGGGGATCAAAAGATATTTACAGACAGGAATCCATTGAGCTAGTTCAGCAGAGAGACCTCAGTCTATCAGAAGCTGAAGCCAGAACTATAGCTAAAACGGAATTTGAATTTGCAGCAAAATCATTTATGTTGGAAACTTTGAAGCTGGGCATAGACATGAAACCAAATCGTCTGTGGGGATATTACCTTTATCCAGACTGTTATAACTATGATTACAAACAAAACCCACGCAATTATACAGGAACCTGTTTAGAtattgaaatagaaagaaataatgaacTTAACTGGTTGTGGGAGAAAAGCACAGCACTTTATCCATCTATCTATCTAGAGACAGCCTTAAAATCTTCCAGAAATGCTCAACTCTTTGTTCGcaacagagttcaagaagccATTAGAACTTCCTATGTCTCTAACTCTAGTCATCCCCTTCCAGTTTTTGTATACACACGTCCAGTATTCACAGATGTTTATGAGGAATATCTCTCTGAG GATGACCTGGTAAATACCATTGGAGAATCTGCTGCGCTGGGTGCTTCTGGAATTGTGATCTGGGGTGATATGAATTTAACACAAAATAAG AACACCTGTAGAACTCTGGACAACTACCTTAGGAGGACTTTGACCCCATACCTGATCAACGTCACAATGGCAGCCAGAATATGTAGCCAAGTGCTATGCCAAGACTCCGGTGCTTGTGCACGGAAAAAATGGAATTCCAGTGACTATCTTCACTTGAACCCTGAGAATATTGCAATTCAAATGACAAAGGATGGAAAATATACTTTACAAGGGCAACCATCATATCAGGATCTGCAAACCTTCATAGAAAAATTTGATTGCCATTGttatgcagggcacagctgtgaACCTCGAGCTGATATAAATGACATCCATTACCTCCATGCTTGCATTTCAGAAGATATTTGCATTCAGATCTCCTCAAATTCACTTTCAAACATAGAAGCCTCTGAAGAAAAGATCCTGTCTAAcagaactgcattttcatttatCTCTGAGAGTAAGGGGACATTATCTACACATCCTGAAATAGAAGATTTCCAATCTACCTTTGGAAATAATATACTTAATATAACAACTGCAGAATATAACACTGTTACAGCTGCCAGTAGCTatgatttagaagaaaatgataCTCGTACTTTCAGTAGTTCTTCATCCTGTAAGATAAGGATGTTTAATCTGTTTCACTTAGTTCTACTTTTGAGAACCTTAATACAAATGACCCATGAAAGTGAGAATATATATGACTATATCTGA
- the SPAM1 gene encoding hyaluronidase PH-20 isoform X2 codes for MNFFPLIGSTLKTSIGQNITLFYPDRLGYYPYKNEVTGEAFNGGLPQLSLLENHLKKAKEDIQFYIPSDEQPGLAVIDWENWRPVWIRNWGSKDIYRQESIELVQQRDLSLSEAEARTIAKTEFEFAAKSFMLETLKLGIDMKPNRLWGYYLYPDCYNYDYKQNPRNYTGTCLDIEIERNNELNWLWEKSTALYPSIYLETALKSSRNAQLFVRNRVQEAIRTSYVSNSSHPLPVFVYTRPVFTDVYEEYLSEDDLVNTIGESAALGASGIVIWGDMNLTQNKNTCRTLDNYLRRTLTPYLINVTMAARICSQVLCQDSGACARKKWNSSDYLHLNPENIAIQMTKDGKYTLQGQPSYQDLQTFIEKFDCHCYAGHSCEPRADINDIHYLHACISEDICIQISSNSLSNIEASEEKILSNRTAFSFISESKGTLSTHPEIEDFQSTFGNNILNITTAEYNTVTAASSYDLEENDTRTFSSSSSCKIRMFNLFHLVLLLRTLIQMTHESENIYDYI; via the exons AtgaattttttccctctaattGGAAGCACACTAAAGACATCCATTGGGCAAAACATCACTCTCTTCTATCCAGACAGGCTTGGCTACTACCCTTACAAAAATGAAGTCACAGGAGAGGCATTCAATGGTGGACTTCCTCAACTTTCCCTTCTGgagaatcatttaaaaaaagccaaagaggACATCCAATTCTACATTCCTTCAGATGAACAGCCTGGATTGGCTGTCATTGACTGGGAAAACTGGAGACCTGTATGGATAAGGAACTGGGGATCAAAAGATATTTACAGACAGGAATCCATTGAGCTAGTTCAGCAGAGAGACCTCAGTCTATCAGAAGCTGAAGCCAGAACTATAGCTAAAACGGAATTTGAATTTGCAGCAAAATCATTTATGTTGGAAACTTTGAAGCTGGGCATAGACATGAAACCAAATCGTCTGTGGGGATATTACCTTTATCCAGACTGTTATAACTATGATTACAAACAAAACCCACGCAATTATACAGGAACCTGTTTAGAtattgaaatagaaagaaataatgaacTTAACTGGTTGTGGGAGAAAAGCACAGCACTTTATCCATCTATCTATCTAGAGACAGCCTTAAAATCTTCCAGAAATGCTCAACTCTTTGTTCGcaacagagttcaagaagccATTAGAACTTCCTATGTCTCTAACTCTAGTCATCCCCTTCCAGTTTTTGTATACACACGTCCAGTATTCACAGATGTTTATGAGGAATATCTCTCTGAG GATGACCTGGTAAATACCATTGGAGAATCTGCTGCGCTGGGTGCTTCTGGAATTGTGATCTGGGGTGATATGAATTTAACACAAAATAAG AACACCTGTAGAACTCTGGACAACTACCTTAGGAGGACTTTGACCCCATACCTGATCAACGTCACAATGGCAGCCAGAATATGTAGCCAAGTGCTATGCCAAGACTCCGGTGCTTGTGCACGGAAAAAATGGAATTCCAGTGACTATCTTCACTTGAACCCTGAGAATATTGCAATTCAAATGACAAAGGATGGAAAATATACTTTACAAGGGCAACCATCATATCAGGATCTGCAAACCTTCATAGAAAAATTTGATTGCCATTGttatgcagggcacagctgtgaACCTCGAGCTGATATAAATGACATCCATTACCTCCATGCTTGCATTTCAGAAGATATTTGCATTCAGATCTCCTCAAATTCACTTTCAAACATAGAAGCCTCTGAAGAAAAGATCCTGTCTAAcagaactgcattttcatttatCTCTGAGAGTAAGGGGACATTATCTACACATCCTGAAATAGAAGATTTCCAATCTACCTTTGGAAATAATATACTTAATATAACAACTGCAGAATATAACACTGTTACAGCTGCCAGTAGCTatgatttagaagaaaatgataCTCGTACTTTCAGTAGTTCTTCATCCTGTAAGATAAGGATGTTTAATCTGTTTCACTTAGTTCTACTTTTGAGAACCTTAATACAAATGACCCATGAAAGTGAGAATATATATGACTATATCTGA